From Fibrobacterota bacterium, one genomic window encodes:
- a CDS encoding aspartate-semialdehyde dehydrogenase has protein sequence MDMGVRVAIMGATGAVGTELLDILAERNFPVSELRLLASARSAGKTLKYQDKDIKVQELKHDSFQGIDLVLASAGGKISKEFAPSAVKAGAVVVDNTSYFRMIEGVPLVIPEINPEDIAKHKGIIANPNCSTIIMALPLFPLHKRYKVKRVVAATYQAASGAGAVAMDELVQETAAYIQGKEFNRTVIPHPYAFNLFPHNSPMTDNGYCEEELKMVKETQKIFHEPGIRITATCVRVPVLRAHSEALNIEFEQEPDIEEVYRILKAAPGVEVAEDRGNNRWPMPLDASGRDPVLVGRVRKDLTQPKTLDIWVVGDQIRKGAALNAVQIAEKLFN, from the coding sequence ATGGATATGGGAGTCAGGGTCGCGATCATGGGCGCCACCGGCGCGGTGGGCACGGAGCTTTTGGACATATTGGCAGAACGCAATTTCCCGGTTTCGGAATTGCGGCTCCTGGCGTCGGCCCGGTCCGCCGGAAAAACCCTCAAGTATCAGGACAAGGACATCAAGGTCCAGGAGCTGAAACACGATTCGTTCCAAGGCATCGATCTGGTGCTGGCCTCGGCCGGGGGCAAGATCAGCAAGGAATTCGCGCCTTCGGCCGTGAAGGCCGGCGCGGTCGTAGTCGACAACACTTCCTATTTCCGCATGATCGAAGGCGTGCCGCTGGTGATCCCCGAAATCAATCCCGAGGACATCGCCAAGCATAAAGGGATCATCGCCAATCCCAACTGCTCCACCATCATCATGGCGCTTCCGCTCTTCCCGCTGCATAAGCGCTACAAGGTGAAGCGCGTGGTCGCCGCCACCTACCAGGCCGCCAGCGGCGCGGGCGCGGTGGCGATGGACGAACTGGTCCAGGAAACAGCCGCCTACATCCAGGGGAAGGAATTCAACCGCACGGTCATTCCGCATCCGTACGCATTCAACCTCTTCCCGCACAACTCGCCGATGACGGACAACGGGTATTGCGAAGAAGAACTGAAGATGGTGAAGGAGACGCAGAAGATCTTCCATGAGCCGGGAATCCGTATCACGGCCACCTGCGTACGGGTGCCCGTACTGCGCGCCCATTCCGAAGCCCTCAACATCGAATTCGAGCAAGAGCCCGATATCGAGGAAGTCTACCGCATCCTGAAAGCGGCCCCCGGCGTGGAAGTGGCCGAGGACCGCGGCAATAACCGCTGGCCCATGCCTTTGGACGCCTCGGGCCGGGACCCGGTGCTGGTGGGCCGCGTCCGCAAGGACCTCACCCAGCCGAAAACGCTGGATATCTGGGTGGTAGGGGATCAGATCCGCAAGGGCGCGGCCTTGAACGCGGTGCAGATCGCGGAGAAGTTGTTCAATTGA
- the lysA gene encoding diaminopimelate decarboxylase — translation MKNLLTQIGSLPIPQLAQRFGTPVFLYEREVIEKRIAELKAFEVIRFAQKACSNIAILALMKKNGVAVDAVSAGEIYRALKVGYTGGSQLAQSAAGGLQGAANAAPSIVFTADLFDEDALRLIREHKIPVNVGSPDMIAQLGRACPGAEVTLRINPGFGHGHSRKVNTGGNYSKHGIWHTEVEECLRLGEAAGVNIHGLHMHIGSGSDYHHLATVCDAMVKTAKRMGPRLKVISAGGGLPIPYHKDQARIDIAAYHGLWDKARKAIEREIGHVVSLEVEPGRYLVAESCSLLTQIRSVKNTGGNVFYLVDAGFDTLIRPAMYGAYHEISICTADGRVPEVAQDVIVAGPLCESGDVFTQEEGGVVTTRKLPEAAVGDYLILHDAGAYGAAMSSNYNTRKLAPEVLIHGDSAEIIRERQTFEAILQFERIPAGLA, via the coding sequence ATGAAGAACCTGCTCACCCAAATCGGCTCCCTGCCGATCCCGCAACTGGCGCAACGATTCGGGACCCCCGTATTCCTCTACGAGCGCGAAGTGATCGAGAAGCGCATCGCCGAGCTCAAGGCTTTCGAGGTCATCCGCTTCGCCCAGAAGGCATGCTCCAATATCGCCATCCTGGCGCTCATGAAGAAGAACGGGGTAGCGGTCGATGCGGTCTCCGCCGGAGAAATCTACCGCGCCCTCAAGGTCGGCTACACTGGAGGCTCCCAATTAGCGCAATCCGCCGCAGGCGGATTGCAAGGCGCCGCGAATGCGGCGCCCTCCATCGTATTCACCGCCGATCTTTTCGACGAAGACGCCTTGCGGCTCATCCGCGAGCATAAGATCCCCGTCAACGTGGGTTCGCCGGACATGATCGCGCAATTGGGCCGGGCCTGTCCCGGCGCGGAAGTCACCCTGCGCATCAATCCCGGTTTCGGCCATGGGCATTCGCGCAAGGTGAATACCGGCGGCAATTATTCCAAGCACGGGATTTGGCATACCGAAGTGGAAGAATGCCTGCGCTTGGGCGAAGCCGCCGGCGTCAACATCCACGGGCTCCACATGCATATCGGCTCGGGCAGCGATTACCACCATCTCGCCACCGTATGCGATGCCATGGTGAAGACCGCCAAGCGCATGGGCCCGCGTCTCAAGGTCATCAGCGCGGGAGGCGGACTGCCCATCCCTTACCATAAGGACCAGGCCCGCATCGACATCGCCGCCTACCATGGCCTTTGGGACAAGGCCCGTAAGGCCATCGAACGCGAGATTGGCCACGTCGTTTCCCTGGAAGTGGAGCCCGGGCGTTACCTGGTGGCGGAGTCGTGCTCGCTGCTGACCCAGATCCGTTCCGTGAAGAACACCGGCGGCAACGTATTCTATCTGGTGGACGCCGGCTTCGACACCCTGATCCGGCCCGCCATGTACGGGGCCTACCATGAGATCTCCATCTGCACCGCCGACGGCCGCGTTCCGGAAGTGGCCCAGGACGTCATCGTGGCGGGGCCCCTCTGCGAATCGGGCGACGTGTTCACCCAGGAAGAAGGCGGCGTCGTCACCACCCGCAAGCTCCCCGAAGCCGCGGTCGGCGATTACCTGATCCTGCACGATGCCGGCGCTTACGGCGCGGCCATGTCCTCCAATTACAATACGCGCAAGCTGGCCCCCGAAGTCCTGATCCACGGCGATAGCGCCGAAATCATCCGCGAGCGGCAGACCTTCGAGGCCATCCTCCAGTTCGAACGCATCCCCGCCGGCCTGGCCTAA
- a CDS encoding HAMP domain-containing protein has product MPKIFATLRFQLPAVVLGVFVGILFLLMLFFHEMTIILVKTRQLAESAEVNDRVSSWINTLSASARERTKLMSLGNESYLRSFQVTLNEASDIYREIENIGPDTLAGSTRQLHELHDKHLEYMELLDGFAKDQAIRRMTARADSARTAAAAVSAPSRSQAGMEGIKRGGKHAKASRIASRPARVRGGAKGTPSPMRATASSFRGRSASKRAALAPSEPPKQVELDSATNETFKNYEQVLREGLSAAQELMRGERKDKLLSLRNSLGRAKDRLIYSLLLLLAIVGYVAVILKWKILDPMGKLKQGAMEIGKGSLGYQVNVTSRNEMGELAEVFNHMSLQLDQKRNAEVRLRRLEAIEQIVRSVNHEINNPLMIISGNAEFLLAVLENADDNLRSKLDSIIAEVRRIFLVTQRLKEIREPITQDYIGDKDQMIDLARASQVRPREQ; this is encoded by the coding sequence ATGCCGAAGATCTTCGCCACATTGCGATTCCAGTTGCCCGCCGTCGTGTTGGGCGTGTTCGTGGGCATCCTTTTCCTGCTGATGTTGTTTTTCCATGAAATGACCATCATCCTCGTTAAGACGCGGCAATTGGCCGAATCGGCCGAGGTGAACGACCGCGTATCCAGCTGGATCAATACCCTCTCCGCGAGCGCGCGGGAGAGGACCAAGCTCATGTCCCTGGGGAACGAAAGCTACCTGCGTTCGTTCCAGGTGACGTTGAACGAAGCCAGCGATATCTATCGGGAGATCGAAAACATCGGGCCGGATACCCTGGCGGGTTCCACCCGGCAGCTGCATGAGCTCCACGACAAGCACCTGGAGTACATGGAACTGCTGGACGGCTTCGCCAAGGACCAGGCCATCCGGCGCATGACTGCGCGCGCCGATTCGGCCCGGACCGCGGCGGCGGCCGTTAGCGCGCCATCCCGTTCCCAAGCCGGGATGGAAGGGATTAAGCGCGGCGGAAAACACGCGAAGGCTTCCCGGATCGCCTCGCGGCCGGCCCGGGTGCGCGGGGGGGCCAAGGGGACCCCCTCGCCCATGCGGGCGACCGCGTCGTCCTTTCGAGGGCGCTCCGCTTCCAAGCGGGCGGCCCTGGCGCCTTCCGAACCGCCCAAGCAGGTCGAGTTGGACTCGGCGACCAACGAGACCTTCAAGAACTACGAGCAGGTGCTGCGCGAAGGCCTGTCGGCGGCCCAGGAGCTGATGCGCGGGGAGCGCAAGGATAAGCTACTGAGCCTGCGCAACAGCTTGGGCCGCGCTAAGGACCGCCTTATCTATTCCCTGCTGCTGTTGCTGGCCATCGTAGGTTACGTGGCCGTCATCCTGAAATGGAAAATCCTCGATCCCATGGGCAAGCTCAAGCAGGGGGCGATGGAGATCGGCAAGGGATCGTTGGGCTACCAGGTGAACGTGACTTCGCGCAACGAGATGGGGGAACTGGCGGAAGTCTTCAACCACATGTCCCTCCAGCTCGATCAAAAGCGCAATGCCGAGGTGCGGCTCAGGCGCCTGGAGGCCATCGAGCAGATCGTGCGGAGCGTCAACCACGAAATCAACAACCCGCTCATGATCATCAGCGGCAATGCGGAGTTCCTGCTGGCCGTGCTGGAGAACGCCGACGACAACCTGCGCTCCAAGCTGGATTCCATCATCGCCGAGGTGCGCCGCATCTTCCTGGTGACCCAGCGCCTGAAGGAGATCCGGGAGCCGATAACGCAAGACTATATCGGCGATAAGGACCAGATGATCGATCTGGCGCGGGCCAGCCAGGTGCGGCCGAGGGAACAATGA
- the proB gene encoding glutamate 5-kinase — protein sequence MDDIRKDLFRSLHRLVVKVGTKILVDEDNAISKELDHLAGQISLLHDGGYAVVLVTSGAVGVGMGALGYASRPQELPEKQACAAIGQIRLMHMYSESFARRGKTVAQILLSGDDFRDRTRFNNIRKTVGTLLDKGVIPIINENDTITTEEIKVGDNDKLSADVAHFLEADLLIILSDEAGLYTKNPKSHPDAEAIAVVPRITADILKLAEEKPGSKVSVGGMKAKLLAIRQAAEAGTPAVLTRGHGARLLDLVQGEAIGTLFLPNPDKIGRDKRWLAFVSKARGQLLLDEGGVRAMKTRKSSLLPAGIRECRGNFKAGDFVEVCAPDGEVIGRGRAAYAASEVQLIRGQKSARIPELLGRKGPDEVIHRDQLVIY from the coding sequence ATGGACGACATCCGCAAAGACCTCTTCCGCTCCTTGCACCGCCTGGTCGTGAAGGTGGGCACCAAGATCCTCGTGGACGAGGACAACGCTATTTCCAAAGAGCTCGATCATCTGGCCGGGCAAATCTCCCTCTTGCATGATGGCGGGTACGCCGTGGTGCTCGTGACCTCCGGAGCCGTTGGCGTGGGCATGGGGGCCCTCGGTTACGCTTCGCGTCCGCAGGAGTTGCCCGAGAAGCAGGCCTGCGCCGCCATCGGCCAGATCCGCCTGATGCATATGTATTCCGAATCCTTCGCGCGCCGGGGGAAGACGGTGGCCCAGATCCTCCTCTCCGGGGACGATTTCCGCGACCGCACCCGCTTCAACAACATCCGCAAGACCGTAGGGACCCTGCTCGACAAGGGCGTCATCCCCATCATCAACGAGAACGACACCATCACCACGGAAGAGATCAAGGTCGGCGATAACGACAAGTTGAGCGCGGACGTGGCCCATTTCCTGGAAGCCGATCTTCTGATCATCCTTTCGGACGAAGCGGGGCTCTACACGAAGAACCCCAAGTCCCATCCCGACGCGGAAGCCATCGCCGTGGTCCCGCGCATCACGGCGGACATCCTGAAACTGGCCGAGGAAAAGCCGGGATCGAAAGTGAGCGTCGGGGGCATGAAGGCCAAGCTTCTCGCAATCCGGCAAGCCGCGGAGGCGGGCACGCCCGCGGTCCTGACCCGCGGCCATGGGGCCCGTCTCCTCGACCTGGTCCAGGGCGAGGCCATCGGCACCTTGTTCCTCCCCAATCCCGACAAGATCGGCCGCGACAAGCGCTGGCTGGCCTTCGTGTCCAAGGCCCGCGGCCAATTGCTTCTCGACGAAGGCGGCGTCCGCGCCATGAAGACGCGCAAGTCCAGCCTGTTGCCGGCGGGCATCCGGGAATGCCGCGGCAATTTCAAGGCCGGGGACTTCGTGGAGGTATGCGCTCCGGACGGGGAAGTGATCGGGCGGGGGCGGGCGGCCTATGCGGCCTCGGAAGTGCAACTCATCCGCGGGCAGAAAAGCGCGCGCATCCCGGAACTCTTGGGCCGCAAAGGACCCGACGAGGTGATCCACCGGGATCAGCTCGTGATTTATTGA
- the gcvP gene encoding aminomethyl-transferring glycine dehydrogenase encodes MELSVQNQGAFVNRHIGPDESQLSDMLKVVGSASLDELARKTVPASIRLPAPLDLPAWENEERFLSEARALASKNKILKSHIGQGYYGTVTPGVILRNVLENPGWYTAYTPYQAEIAQGRLEALINFQTLVMDLTGMEIANASLLDEGTAAAEAMTMLHALRENAAAGVFLAGKRCHPQTLDVLRTRAEPLGIELRIVDESEMVTAITGGTAAVASTASFGMLLQYPDTFGNAADYAELVRKAHAAGVKVAVATDLLALMLLASPGSFGADVAVGSAQRFGVPMGYGGPHAAFMATKDAFKRQMPGRIIGVSLDVHGQRAYRMSLQTREQHIRRDKATSNICTSQVLLAVMAGFYAVYHGPEGLKQIAARTHALARALEQGLASLGIKQANAAYFDTLHLALDSGAAAKVRTEALSAGRNLRYLEDGSVGVTLDETSGLEDVAALAGIFANALGKPVPAQGAAEAWAQGLSLAWPKALLRADAVLTHPVFNSHRSETEMLRYIKSLENKDLSLTHSMIALGSCTMKLNATSEMIPVTWPEFGNLHPFAPADQAEGYRRMFADLDRDLAAVTGLPGVSLQPNAGSQGEYAGLMVIRAYHKGRGQGHRDVCLIPQSAHGTNPASAVMAGFKVVVTACDAKGNIDLADLRKQALAHKDNLSCLMATYPSTHGVFEAGIKEVCAIVHECGGQVYMDGANMNAQVGLCSPGTIGADVCHLNLHKTFCIPHGGGGPGMGPICVAAHLKPYLPGHAVVKTGGEKAIHAVSAAPWGSASILAISWAYIRMMGGANLTRATKVAILNANYMMKRLEAHYPVLYVGENGTVAHEMILDCRKFKQTAGIEVEDIAKRLMDYGFHAPTVSFPVAGTLMIEPTESESQAEMDRFCDALIAIRKEIAAIEAGQADKSDNPLKNAPHTAAHALANEWKHAYSREQAVYPLPWVKSHKFWPAVGRINAAYGDKNLVCACPPIESYV; translated from the coding sequence ATGGAATTGAGCGTACAGAACCAAGGCGCTTTCGTGAACCGGCACATCGGACCGGATGAGTCCCAGCTTAGCGATATGCTGAAGGTCGTCGGATCGGCAAGCCTGGATGAGCTGGCGCGCAAGACGGTGCCCGCGTCCATCCGTTTGCCCGCGCCTTTGGACCTGCCGGCTTGGGAGAACGAAGAGCGCTTCCTGAGCGAAGCGCGCGCCTTGGCTTCCAAGAACAAGATCCTCAAATCCCATATCGGGCAAGGCTATTACGGTACGGTGACGCCCGGCGTCATCCTACGCAACGTGCTGGAGAACCCGGGCTGGTATACCGCCTACACGCCTTATCAGGCCGAGATCGCCCAGGGCCGCCTGGAAGCCCTGATCAATTTCCAGACCCTGGTGATGGATCTGACGGGGATGGAAATCGCCAACGCCTCGCTACTCGACGAAGGCACCGCCGCCGCGGAAGCGATGACCATGTTGCATGCTCTGCGCGAGAACGCCGCCGCCGGGGTTTTCCTGGCGGGCAAACGCTGCCATCCGCAGACCTTGGACGTGCTGCGCACGCGCGCGGAACCCCTGGGAATCGAACTGCGCATCGTCGATGAAAGCGAAATGGTTACCGCTATCACCGGCGGCACCGCCGCGGTCGCTTCGACCGCCTCGTTCGGCATGCTCTTGCAATATCCGGACACCTTCGGCAACGCCGCCGACTACGCGGAACTGGTCCGCAAGGCGCATGCCGCCGGCGTCAAGGTCGCCGTCGCCACCGATCTGCTGGCCCTGATGCTGCTCGCCTCGCCCGGATCCTTCGGCGCCGACGTGGCGGTGGGCTCGGCCCAGCGCTTCGGCGTGCCCATGGGCTATGGCGGCCCGCATGCCGCCTTCATGGCCACCAAGGACGCCTTCAAGCGCCAGATGCCCGGCCGCATCATCGGCGTCTCCCTCGACGTGCACGGGCAGCGCGCCTACCGCATGTCCTTGCAGACCCGCGAGCAGCACATCCGCCGGGACAAGGCCACCAGCAACATCTGCACCTCCCAGGTGCTGTTGGCCGTGATGGCCGGATTCTACGCCGTGTACCATGGCCCCGAAGGCTTGAAGCAAATCGCAGCGCGCACCCATGCGCTGGCCCGCGCCCTGGAGCAGGGCCTGGCCTCGCTCGGGATCAAACAAGCGAATGCCGCTTATTTCGACACCTTGCATCTGGCCCTCGATTCCGGGGCGGCCGCCAAGGTCCGCACCGAGGCCCTGTCCGCGGGCCGCAACCTGCGCTATCTGGAAGACGGTAGCGTGGGTGTTACCCTGGACGAAACCTCCGGCCTCGAGGACGTGGCCGCGCTGGCCGGCATCTTCGCCAATGCCTTGGGGAAACCGGTCCCGGCCCAGGGCGCCGCCGAAGCCTGGGCGCAGGGTCTCTCCCTCGCCTGGCCCAAGGCCTTGCTCCGCGCGGACGCCGTGCTGACGCATCCCGTTTTCAACAGCCACCGCAGCGAAACCGAGATGCTGCGCTATATCAAATCCCTGGAGAACAAGGATCTGTCGCTGACCCATTCCATGATCGCCTTGGGCTCATGCACCATGAAGCTCAACGCGACCTCCGAGATGATCCCGGTGACGTGGCCCGAATTCGGGAACCTGCATCCCTTCGCCCCCGCCGACCAGGCCGAAGGCTACCGCCGCATGTTCGCCGACCTCGATCGCGATCTGGCCGCCGTCACGGGACTGCCCGGCGTTTCCCTCCAGCCCAATGCCGGCTCGCAAGGCGAATACGCCGGCCTGATGGTCATCCGCGCCTACCATAAGGGCCGCGGGCAAGGCCATCGCGACGTATGCCTCATCCCGCAATCCGCCCACGGCACCAATCCCGCCAGCGCGGTGATGGCCGGCTTCAAGGTGGTGGTGACCGCTTGCGATGCCAAGGGCAATATCGATTTGGCGGACTTGCGCAAGCAGGCTTTGGCCCACAAGGACAATCTCTCCTGCCTGATGGCCACCTACCCCTCCACCCACGGCGTGTTCGAAGCAGGCATCAAGGAAGTCTGCGCCATCGTGCACGAGTGCGGCGGCCAGGTTTACATGGACGGCGCCAACATGAACGCGCAAGTGGGCCTGTGCAGCCCCGGCACCATCGGCGCCGACGTCTGCCACCTGAACCTGCACAAGACATTCTGCATCCCGCATGGCGGCGGCGGACCGGGCATGGGCCCCATCTGCGTGGCCGCGCACCTGAAGCCCTATCTGCCCGGCCACGCCGTGGTCAAGACTGGCGGCGAGAAGGCCATCCATGCGGTTTCCGCCGCGCCCTGGGGCAGCGCCAGCATCCTGGCGATCTCGTGGGCCTATATCCGCATGATGGGCGGAGCCAACCTGACGCGCGCGACCAAGGTCGCCATCCTCAACGCCAATTACATGATGAAGCGTTTGGAGGCGCATTATCCCGTGCTGTACGTGGGCGAGAACGGCACGGTCGCACATGAGATGATCCTCGACTGCCGCAAGTTCAAGCAGACCGCCGGCATCGAGGTGGAGGACATCGCCAAGCGCCTGATGGACTACGGCTTCCATGCCCCCACGGTTTCCTTCCCCGTAGCCGGCACCCTGATGATCGAACCCACCGAGAGCGAATCGCAAGCCGAGATGGATCGCTTCTGCGACGCCCTCATCGCCATCCGCAAGGAGATCGCCGCCATCGAAGCGGGCCAAGCGGACAAGTCGGATAACCCCCTTAAGAACGCGCCCCATACGGCCGCCCACGCCCTGGCCAACGAATGGAAACATGCCTATTCCCGGGAGCAGGCGGTCTATCCGCTGCCCTGGGTGAAATCCCATAAGTTCTGGCCCGCCGTGGGACGGATCAACGCCGCCTACGGGGACAAGAACCTGGTTTGCGCCTGTCCGCCCATCGAATCGTACGTCTGA
- a CDS encoding PQQ-dependent sugar dehydrogenase — protein sequence MRNLDWRKLDFAACACIAALLCWSGCDNPFTTTGSTGNLPADTGAGTLHPPPDSADTGVSVRPADTMTTPVGLDSGFVAGGGIRAVPVFDKAKVPLSNPVWFGALPGRADAYVALEEYSGTVVLISRTDTGWARSEFLKLPVRGDGEMGLLGIAFHPRFTENRKYYLHYVPKSGDLATVIEEREADATLLKDSGKPGRLVLKNVQPPHPNHKSALPIFGPKDGYLYVATGDGANTNSAQDRSQLLGKILRIDVNAPDSFRVPADNPFVGQTGTRPEIWALGVRNPWRWSFDAATGDMWIGDVGEDVREEIDIAHAGDNLGWGWMEGNSCHQSDSCHAAFQAPLIDFTRDQLTVIIGGYVYRGDPASPWYGAYFFADFAGHTLWSLRRGSDGKPTDAKKLLTLPASPSSFGTDGAGNLYVVGYSNGVIYRLEADAGPAPGRGRL from the coding sequence ATGCGGAACCTCGATTGGCGAAAGCTCGATTTCGCGGCCTGCGCTTGCATCGCCGCCCTCCTTTGCTGGTCCGGATGCGATAACCCATTCACGACGACTGGGAGCACGGGGAACTTGCCCGCCGATACGGGCGCGGGAACCCTCCATCCTCCTCCGGACTCCGCCGATACCGGGGTTTCCGTGCGCCCCGCGGATACCATGACAACGCCCGTGGGATTGGATTCCGGATTTGTCGCGGGGGGCGGCATCCGCGCGGTGCCGGTTTTCGATAAGGCCAAGGTCCCCCTTTCCAATCCGGTCTGGTTCGGGGCGCTCCCGGGCCGGGCCGATGCCTATGTAGCCCTGGAAGAGTATTCGGGGACGGTGGTCCTGATCAGCCGGACCGATACGGGCTGGGCCCGGTCGGAATTCCTCAAGCTCCCGGTGCGGGGCGATGGGGAGATGGGGCTGCTCGGCATCGCCTTCCATCCCCGCTTCACGGAAAACCGGAAGTATTACCTGCATTACGTTCCGAAGAGCGGCGACCTGGCCACCGTCATCGAAGAGCGCGAGGCCGATGCCACTCTGCTCAAGGACTCCGGCAAACCGGGACGCCTGGTCCTCAAGAACGTGCAGCCGCCGCACCCGAACCATAAATCGGCCTTGCCCATCTTCGGGCCCAAGGACGGTTACCTGTACGTCGCGACCGGGGACGGCGCGAACACCAACTCGGCCCAAGATCGATCGCAACTGTTGGGGAAGATCCTCCGCATTGACGTCAACGCGCCCGATTCCTTCCGGGTCCCCGCGGACAATCCCTTCGTGGGGCAAACGGGCACGCGTCCGGAGATCTGGGCCCTGGGGGTGCGCAACCCCTGGCGGTGGAGCTTCGATGCGGCCACGGGCGATATGTGGATCGGGGACGTGGGCGAGGACGTGCGGGAGGAGATCGATATCGCGCATGCGGGCGATAACCTGGGTTGGGGATGGATGGAGGGGAATTCCTGCCATCAGTCGGACAGTTGCCATGCCGCCTTCCAGGCTCCCCTGATCGATTTCACCCGCGACCAACTGACCGTCATCATCGGCGGATACGTGTACCGCGGGGATCCGGCTTCCCCGTGGTACGGCGCCTATTTCTTCGCCGATTTCGCCGGCCATACCCTGTGGTCCCTGCGCCGCGGCTCCGACGGCAAGCCTACCGATGCGAAAAAACTCCTGACCCTGCCCGCCTCCCCGTCCTCCTTCGGGACGGACGGGGCCGGGAACCTGTACGTGGTCGGCTACTCGAACGGGGTCATTTACCGATTGGAAGCCGATGCGGGCCCCGCTCCGGGCCGGGGACGCCTTTAA